TCAATGGGGACCATGGTGGAGGAAGTGCTGAAGAGGTCTGCATATTTGTGGTTATTTATTGCCTACAAATGTTATGTTCGCTATTTTGCAAGCTAAAGAATGACATTATGCAGGTTGAAACTGCATTGTTTGCATTAAGCTTGAAGAATTCCTCTTCTTCTCTCCCCTGTGAATTTGAGAGTTCATCTTGCCAGCTAGAGAAGGTATTTCTTACTCCTTTTCTGTGAGCATCTCCATATCTGTCTAAAATGCCTGAGATGAACTTCGATATGCTTGACCTCTACCAAATGGTTGGAAGTTAGCTTCAAATCTAATTTATATCCTTTTCCCTGTTTTTACACAAGTAAAGGCAGGAATCTGAATAGGGAAATCTTGAGAACAAGTGATATACTTTCTTTGATTTTGGATGATCGGCTCATTGGACTCATGGTTGAGATCTGACTGAATTGCATCACCAATCTTCATGATATCTTTCTATATCAAACTGAATCTGGTGTTAATATCAGGAAAAGCCTTGAAGATACCTCATAATTAGCAAATATGTGTGCAACTTTTGCTTGGTTCAGTTATTCAAGCTGTTTATAATACTATAAGCTCAATATTATCAATACAAAGCAATACGTGATAGTGTGCTGCTATATTGTAACTTGAAGTGGGATGGAGAACATAAGAAGATGCAAAATGGACTATCTTGCTTTGCTGTGTTCAAGGATAGTTTAAACTATAGACCACAAGTGGACGTAGTGAGCTTAATCTATTTGATGCAGAatattaacaaaattgaaagtagTCTGAGTCTCTAAGAAAAACAGTGGACTATAGCTCTGAACTTGCCTATGCATTGGTGAGAATCAGTAAAAGGTAGTGAATATGCCCATCATCTGCATAACTGGGTGATTGCTTCTACTGTCTCTTTTACCTGATATGACTTCTTGTGAGTTTCACTATATTCTGCATCAACTGTAAGATGAAGCCCTGAATTCCGTCTTGCTTATTTTTGATCCGCTtccaaaatgcattttctggGCCAAAGAAGGATGATCCCGAATAAGCATCGTTAACATCATTTTGTTGACTGAAAGGATTTAAGGACTCAAGAAGGAATTAATACATCACTGGAGATGAGAATCTCTGGCATTTGAAAAGGGAGGATTATGGGCAAACTGAAATAAAAGCATGATCTCTATTTGAGTTTAGGATGAATTTAAACCTGTGATAAATAACAGAATTATAACTTGATCAACTTGAATAGAGACTGGCTATTGTAAATTTTTCGTTGCGATGTTGTTGAAGTATTCCTTTTGTATGTTGTATCTAGTGCTCATGGATGATATCTTTTGCATGCAATGGTGTGCTTCATACGTCACAGAAGAGTTCATGTTCATAGAGTTTCTTAGTgcatttcctttttccattGTGTTCAAACTGTGGAGATTTTGGTCAGACTCTCATTTGACCTggaacttttcaaaaatttgtaaaCAAACCTTGTATAGCAGTTCTTTTAGCCCCAAAATTTTTCCGGGTAGAAAAATCATTGCCATAATAATTTATCCATGCATCCGTTCATAATTTTGCCATTAAATGGTATAAAAAATCCTAACAAATCTGAATTAGGGGAAAAAGTTCGTTTTTCATTAGAAGGGGAAGGCTCTGTTGGCAGAAACTTTGCTTATTAACATAGAGCAAAGCACAAGTCTTATTTCTGGGGATTGGGTTACCACGTTAACTCAAATGATTTCCAGGTGCTTAATAACCTTTTATCAAAGGCTTCAGTTCCTCCAGATCTACCAATAGACTAGAAAATGATCCTTTGCAAGTTTTATCTGATTGTTCATATATTTGTGAAACTTGAGTATATTTTTAGAAGCTTTGTGGTTGAAATCTTTTCTCACATTTTCAGGAAAAGAAGAGGATTTCCATTAGCTCTATTTATCAGGTTGGTGTATATCCTTTTTTTTGTCCAGTTGAGTAATAGAGTGTTTTTTTAACCACCTTTTGATTCATTGAAATGAGTGGATGGTTATATATTTATTgccttattattatttttttttatctcttttgGTGTTAAGTCATGCTCTACGTTTGCAGCTTGACTTTGCAGCTACGGTGTCTGCTTTGCTTggtcttccttttccttttggaaGGTGCAGTGTAAGAGATCTATCTAGACATCTTTTGATTACGTCTTCTCTAGCAGCTTTGTTGGGGTAGGATGAGACATTGATAGCATGGGAACAAAATTAGAACACCTAGCTTTTCTGAGGACATTTGGAAGTGGAATAGGAGATTGTTTTGGCTTTATACCAAATTGCCTGGGCTGGTGGTATAGGCCATCTTTTGTTACATTCAactgccttttctttttcttttttattttccctcTTCATTCTGCATTTTTGTGTATGTTGAGCGTACAAGGATTTCCCCATCTATCACACTGTTAATTAAACAACACCATCTAAATGGGAAGGAAGAGACTTTGTCTCATTGACAATAAAAGATGTCAATCCAACAATGCTGCTGTTCCCAAAAAAGTAAAGTAGAATAAGAATTAGATCCTGAGGATGGAGTAGCTGGGAGGTGAAAGATGCAAGGTAAAACAGAATAATGAGTAAAAGACTGGTATGCTTGAGCTGCAGAAATAAGCAAACTGTCCTTATTCATGCAGGCTTATATGTCATAActattttttatgtgtttattgtTCAAATCCACAGTTCACCTCTTAAAGTAGTTGTATGACCAATGAATTGGGCTTTGGTTTCAGTATCGGCCGTGTTGATCCAGAACTTTATGGATTAGCAGCTGGTACAGGggaaccaagaattcttggtcTGAATGATCGAAGTGACTCAGGATTTGAGGAGTGGATGAAAAGTTATGTGAATGTCCTCTGCATTAATTCTTGGCAGGTACTTGGTATTCTTTGTTTCCCCGTCTGTTCTTGACTGCTTTTTGAACATTGTCACCCTCTGttctttgatggtttagttttAGGTTGCAAAAGTACtgaaagaaagtaaataaaagttCTAGAATCTCTTTGAGGATATTATGCTAGAGGACTTCCCATTCTCTCAGTTGTATTTTTGCTGTTGAAATTCGTGTTTAATTGGAGTAAATGCGAAGATGCTTGCATTAAACTACTAAGTTTGAGAAGATTACTTCTACAACCTGTTGTTCAAAGTTTCTGGTCCTCTTTGGTTCCTTTTAACCGGTTAGCATAGGCCTATCAAGGTGTGCATTTGCTTTTATTGGGTCATGTACTATGCCACAAGGGAAAGACTGGTAACTGCAGAGAGATTTTTATAAGCATTTAATTTATGGAACTGATAGATGCACAGAATTGCTTGATCATATATGTTTTAACAGTGGCCTACATATCCTTTAAGAAAACTCTCAAGGAAGTTGCAATTTTGTGCTTTATTTATTCTTTAACACTATTATTTCCATCATAAAACTAAAGAGTTTGTATGTAGAATGAATTTTAGATGCTGCTTTGTGTGTTACGTTCATCTGCAACCTACTGATGCATAACTATTTTTTGCTATCATCTAGAATATAATGATTCATGTTGAAGATTTGTTTTTATTCTGGTTCCAAGATAATGATCATTGGGTAGGATCTGAATTTATATTTGTTTGCAGGGTAAAGTACTGTTACATTTGTTGATAAGTCACTTTCATCTGGATGgtatatatgaaataaatcCCAGCTAAGTCAATCATAATGCAGTCAAGAGTTAAGGAAATGTTGTGGATGTTAGAATTGATGTACACGTTATTATTTTATGCATTGGATTGTACAGCAATTTTGATTGTGGTTATCTCAAAACTTTTCTATTACATTTTTCAAGTCTAGTGTTTAATTCTGAGAACGGATAACTTTAAAGCAGTAGAGTTTTCTTATTCTCTGCTAATCATTTTTCATCCAGACACATGGTTTGTATAATGTAGGTAAAGCGATACATGGATGTCTATTCAGCTTCATCAACAATTGGATTCTCTCAAAAAGATTTACTGCATGTATCAGAACTATATACTCGCGCCCAAGAGATGTGGTCACAGAATATTAAATCTTCATTGCTATGCAATACCAAAAGCTGTAATACATTATCATCTGCAATTATGAATCAAATCGATGCATATTCCGATTTCCTGGCAACTGTTGCAGGGTTGGCACGGTCCAAATGGACTGAGTTTAACATAAGGATAATGAGCATTGGGTTGTGCTTGATGGTGGCTTCTCTTTTTACTCATGTTTATGCCATTAAGAGGTTGGACAACCTCTTTGGACTTTATTTTACTCATCCTGGCAACTCTGGGATTTCATTCATGGCTGTGTTTGCTTATACTATAGTGCTGATACGGGCATCCAGTTTTCTTTCAAACAGTTACATATGTAAGTTCTGTATACAGATTACATCTCAGAGCAGGTGCATGTTCTTTTACTAATTGCTGCTGTAGCCTGACTGGTCCCTGTTTCATTTTGATACAGTGGAAGAAGGCAAAGTGGCTAGTTTTCTTTTAGCTACAACTGGAATTCTTCAACTGCGGTATGCAATAGTTAAAAAGAAGATGGTTTTAGAGGTAGATAGTTGTGATATTACTTGTAATTTTGTCCTTCTGGTAAAAAGTTTTATGGTCTTGTGTCGTTGAACATATTTATTGCTTTGTTTCTTGTACTAAACTGAATTTACAAATATGCAGGGGCTTGCATTTATTCTTCTAGTTCCTATGCTTAAATTGGGTATTGAACTGGGGCAAGCCAAACAAGCTGTGAATTCTTTATTCTTGAAGTTTCAACCTTCATGGACACTTGGAATCCTTAGAGACTCTCAAGTTTTGATGCATGTGGTTGAAATTGTGCCACTCTTAGGTCTGATTTTGCTGGCCTGTATGCTTTACAAGTGCATTTTGTGTGGTGCCTTGAAGGGGATCTTGAAGTATGTTGTTAGTGGAACTATATTTAACTATGTTCTAATAGCCCTGATTTGGGCTTCAGATTCTGATCTACTGTCTCTTCCCATGGTACTCGAGGCCTTTAAAGGAAATCTGATTCCTCGAATTGTTTATGCTTCTAGCCTTTTGCAACTCTTATcattagccattttccaaattttgtcTAGAGAAACAGGTTCAGGTCAGGAAGAAAGTACAGTTTATAAGGCATTGGCCATGTTATCTTCATGGAGTTCGACAGTGATTCTTCTATCTGGGAAACAGGGTCCTTTGGTTGCTTTATCTTCCCTTATTGCAGGTAGTTGCTCTACAAAGTGGAGATAAGCTTAATTTGATTAGCTTGCTGTTATGTTAGGATTTATGAACTTGTATGCTGTGTCCCTTGTGATGACGACGAATAGTAACTCATATAACTACTTTTCATGACAATTCTTTTTCTATTGAATTAACTTATGGTTTGTTCTAACCTCGTGCCTCATCTTTTTGtctaagttggaaaatttctgaaCTTCTGATGCCAGGTTGGTGCATAATTAAATTGACGAGATTCAAACAGGACTCTGATAGTTGCTGTACTGAGGATTCatccttttattcttttcctgTGGTACAGTGGAGCCTGCTTGCTACATCTTTATTTTTCTGCACTGGCCACTGGTATGTTGCCTGCAGTCTGTATCGATATCATCTAGTTCTGATACTCTAGCGGTCAAGTAAAGAGTTCTAGAAAACAGTTTTCAGCTTTGTGGTGCTATTTCTGGTTGCTTATTTTAGACcggtttctttagtttctgGACACTGCAATGCTCCAAGGTTAAGATTTGCCATAAATTACGTTTGATTGGGAATAGTAACTCACAAGGTGCTTAAATAAATGTTGCCACTTGCCAGCAGCTTAAGTTAAGCCAAAAATACTTCTAACTGAGAGGACTAAAATGATGAGCAGGTTCTAAGTTTCTCTTCTTGTGGTCATGCTGTTTGATTTCTTCTGCAGGTGTGCCTTTGATGGCCTACGGTATGCTGCTGCATTCATTGGGTAAGAAGATTTTTCAGCTTCTGGGAACATCTAAGAACTTGTTGATCGTTTGTTTGTTTTCCTCCTTTTATCTCTTTATCAAATCTTTATTGTTCCTTGGCATTTTCTTCATTGTGTTTTGGGGCCtgcaaattggtcaaatggatgtAGCATCACTACTGGATTAGTGGTAGTGCACATGAACATAACAATTTAATTGTTTGACAGGTTTGATGAATTCAACCTCATCCGTCAAGCTGTCCTCCTCGCTCTTGATACTTTTGGCTTTTCCCACATTTTACCAATACTCGGACTTCCATTGCTTGTTGCATTATTACACTCAAGGAGAAAAGCCAAGCAAGGAAACAATTTGTTTCCCATACAGTTATGTCAAGTAAGTTTACATCATTTGACTTCTAAATTAAGTGAGGGATCTTGATTCTTAGATGTAGCATGCGGAATTCTCAAAATGTTTTCTCACTCTATTTTGTTTCAGGTGTATTTGATGTACGGGCTCATTATGGCTGTATCTGTAACATTTACAATTCTTTGCGTTACAATACAAAGACGGCATCTAATGGTATATTGACATAACAATTCTTATAATGGACTTGACTTTTTACATTCACAAAAAACCATCTTAGAAGAcgcttgtgtgtgtgtgtgtgtgggtcTCTATTTATGTGTGTCATATGTTTGTTATCCAATACAATTCATGTTCTAAATCTCAAAGCAGGTATGGGGTCTATTTGCACCTAAATTCGTTTTTGATGTGGTGGGTCTTATTCTCTCCGACTTCATCATCTGCTTGGCATCCCTGTACTATCTTGTATAGGTATGTGTTTTGCACAAAGATGCCAAATTCTACTTTCACCTCCAGCTGTTGGGCTCATTTTCATGTCTCCTGTTACAGTGAAGTTGGGCATCTCCTTTGTTTGATCAATTATGGAGTTGGAAGGATATCTCATCGATCATTCAAAGAGTCAGAGAGGGAAGATGGGGAAAAGGTGTCCAGGCTTTTGGAATGGCTTCTGTGTTACCTGAGCGGTCAGATGTAAGAAGCGGAACAACTTTCTTGTCTCTGTGGAATGACGCCAAACCTACAAGAGTAAGCAGCATTAGGCCCTTTTTGAAGAAAGATGGTTCATGGTACTTTTCCACTTTTGGGCTTAGGCATTTTTAATGATTGATTGAGTTTATGAATATCCATTCGCAAAGTCAGACGGGGTTTTGGCTGTTCTATTGGTCTGCACTGAATATTCAGTTTCTTCAGCTCCAACATTTATGATTGGGGTATGGATAATGGTAAAGCAGCGATGTGAACCATCAATGTTGTGTTTTTGGTTGATATTATACATTTTGTATAATTGTATTGCTCGGCTAACTATTCTTCAGAGTCTGGTTAACATTTTgttctgattttttttattaaaagatgTTGAGATGATATTGCGAAATTTAGAAATGTATTTCACTGCTTACATGTACTCGCTCAAGATCAAGGGTTGGTCACTAAAATTATTGTTGGTTTGTACATATTGTTTATGGTCAACTGGTCAATTTTACACTTCAGAATTATAGCGTCTATGATATTATAGACTTGTGAAAATAAGCACAAAAAGGGCAAGAGCCAAGCATGTCTTGCCTTTGAACATAAAGAGTTATCAAATACAAACATAATAATGTTGTACGGAATCAAATCTATCAAGTCCCTCGATGAAAGAAGGCAAAGAACCAATGTCTACAAATTGCTTCGAAGACTTGAAGTCAATTGCAAAGCTTGTCAGGGCCTCAAAAGGCAAAGAACCAATATCTATAAATTGCTTGcaagacttgaagccaattgcGAAGTTTGTCAGAGTATCAGCCACTAACTTTGTAccaaaaaggggggaaaaaaaggaatTCAGCCAAATTAGATTGTCGATGAGGATGGTTGGAAGGAAATTGGCCTGATTAGAGTTTTGATCTGCATCGTTTGGTGATAAAATCTTTGAAGGAGGTTATTTGGACCTATTAATGATGTAGaattgaattttgttttccctttccatcatgaagggggaaaaCTGAATGAGAAACAGAATTGAATTGTTGATAGGTAAAGTTACTATTTCAAACTAGGTTCGTACTAAGGAGTTGCACAGATTTTACTATCTTAGTGGATATTTTTTGGATAGGAATTAGAAATTATGCCAatgtggagatttgttgaattttaaaGCCAATAATTGTTAACCTTGAAATTGTTGGCCTAACATTCTAATATCCCACATCGATTGAATTGGTTTTATATCTCTCAAACAAACCAATTCAAACACACCAAACAAGAGCATCATAACTTacttccttctctctctttgttATCTTAGCGGATTCCTAACATATGCGCTGCATATACGTGTGAAGAATCTCACTTTTAGCATATCTCAAACTTCTATGACAATTGAATTTGTAAATTATTGACTTTAAACTGTTCTAAAAACCTTAGTGTATTGTGGCCTAATAACTTAATCATGATGAACTATTACAGTGCCAAGAATAGATTTAGTCTAGGAATGAGTCAAAGATTGAAATGTGCAAACAGAAAGTCCAAAGGGACTAGGTGGCAAAGAAACACCACCTTTTCTCCATAGTTAACAGGTTGGAGTTTGATGCTATTGTTAGATCAAGCGCACACCAAACGATTGACGCTCTAAATCGAGCCAATAGAAATCAATTCAATCTGAATCATTAATTTCAAATGCATGCTTCAGGTTGAGTCAACCTCATTTGGCTCGGACATTTAATTATATCTGCAATAACACCTATATCCACAAAGCTCCAGATCCATGATTGACATGCAATGTAGATGATTGGCAAAAGAGTTCATTTGATCTATACAGGCTCTAAGGACAAGTAAAGGCAAGACAACACTAGGAGCCAATTAAAAACACATGAGAAATTTAATGGCCTAGTTTTCAGTATATTAGAACTTGTTAAGAATAAATCACACATTAAAAAGTTCACACAATAAAAGTTTTGTGTAGAGAGAAGTCTGGTGGTAGTAGGCTCCAAATCTAGGGAGGGAATGGATTATATGAGTATCACAATCCATAACTTAAATTGAAGTTACAAACACTTCCTAACCACAGATTTCTAGTGCACGTTTTGATGGGGAAGGACAATTGGTTTGCCTGGTTAAATGTAGAGATGAGTAGACTTATCTTCTTCTCTATATTTTCTTCTCACTCCTCTTTCTCACAAACAACACCCcatcatttttaatttttcaattttttaatctTTCTCTTAATAATTTAACAAGTCTCCAATCCAATCATGCAATTCTTATTCTCCTTCTTTGGAGGTAACGTATATAAGAGAAGATACAATGCTGTAAATTCAATTCTTATTCAACCGGATTTTAAGATAGTGGGATAGGGATGGAGGATCGAGTTAGTGGCGGGGGTTATTGGGGAAGAAGGTTTTGTGGGAGAAAGGTTGTGAAGCAGCAAATGTGGTGATGGGAGTTTGACAGGGGTTCTTTTGATAAATTTGGACTAATTGAAGGATTCTTCAAAAATTAACACCTACTAGTAGCAATGCCAATAGCTCGGTTGTCACAGACGTTTGTAAGTTTGACGCCTATGAGTTCCAAATTTGTAGACATCGGTGATGCTACAATTGTCCGGGAGGGAATTTAGCATAATTATTAGGGAAAACCGTTCAAAACATTactcatattttgtaaaatgatttttttcgttcatcacttttaaaagtgtaattttacgtcccttacaaattcacattagtcaaatttgatccctatttaggttttcgactagtttttGACCGGAATTTACCACAtgccttgcacatgatcatttttaaacgcaaaattgttaaatcaaattttacataatttgattcatagtccctcacatttcacaaaataaatttttttcgtccctcacatttcacaatatAAAtgttttcatccttcacatttttcaaaattaattttttcatcctttattgattatgtgtgtgaataattttttttaaatttatgtaTATATCCATTTGATCTCATCTGAGTACGgcaaatagcatgtaatatatctctatttcattttacaatcaaataaagatATATTACATCCTATTCACACtgctcaagtgaaatcaaatagatatatctattggtttttaaaatattgttagtttttgatttatattcattttcttttactcaaaaattgaaaataaagaagatatTTAATCATAAATATTATCGaatgtttatatcgaattaaatttggagagaaaaaataaacaaaggaaaagtatgaTAAAAAGAAGTGACTgattggcactttcaaattttaaaacaatcacatgataagtaattcaactgttAGTTTTAAAAGTGGTGAGTAGAAACTTCAGATTTAAATTATAATTTGTTAGCACGATTATAGAATTTGAGTTAGGACCCATTAATTAGATAGCCTTATTgtacaactcaataaataaattattaccaaaaagagaaaggtcacaaatattgaataggttcacATGGTGAAATCATATAGATATATTCatgggtttaaaacaaaatttttacttttaaacCCCTGTATgtatctattgaatagcatgcGTATAACTACAATTAATAtgattaggtgaaatcaaatagaaatatattacatgctattcgtactgttcagATGAAATCAAAATAGATATATGCATgggtttaaagaaaaaaaaaaagctattcgTACATACGATTAATGAGGAAtgagaaaattcattttgaaaaatgtgagggatgaaaaattttattttgtgaaatgtgagggacgaaacaattcattttgtaaaatgttagagaagaaaaaattcattttgtaaagtaTGAAGGACTATGAATtggattatgtaaaatttgatttgacaattttgcccttaaaaaatgatcacatgcaaggcaCGTAGTAGATTTCGGCCAAAAACTAGTCAGAAACTTagatagggaccaaatttgatcaatataaatttgtaagggatgtaaaattacatttttaaaagtgagggacaaaaaaaatcattttataaaatgtgagggatgttttgaacgattttccctaattattataaaatcacttcaatttctatttatttatttttgacacATCTCATGAATGTGGCAGTGGTAGGGCTGTAGTCCGCAAGTAAATAAAGGGAGGGGACATCTAGTAAcctctaatatatatatatatatataaaattaaaattagggcTACTAATTCGTCGCCTTCATGATTCATCTCTTAATCAAAGGCAAGCCTATACTATCCACAGATCTAGTTCTCATAGACAAGCCTATACTTTGGTTtctagttattttttttttttggctgtaaTGATTGTTTTCACTCTCAATTATGAGAAATTAAATAAGAGTTCAAGAACTACTTTGGGCTTTGTTTCGTTTGGACGAAGTCTTTTTTGCTGCGTCATTCTACTATTTTGGGAATTTAGATTTATAGTTTCCAATGTTATGTACAAGTATCTATGGCACTATATGCTTTAATTGGTTTTaagtgaatttttaagaaaaaaattaacatGCGTGGTCAAATTTGATTGATTATAATATTTTAAACTCAATTATTAAAACATTATCTTAATATGTAAGTTATAgacaaaaatctcaaatttaatAGTGTAATTATCTAGCACCCTACAAATAGTAGTCATCCCACTAGACCTGAAGTTGGGTTTTTAAATTGTGATCATAAAATTGGGGTCGTAAAGGTGGGATTGGGATTTGCCACTATGTTTAAGTTAACataaaaaccaaaaatttaTCCAAAAACTTGCTTAGCAGTGTGAAAAAGCTTCTAGACATGTACAAAGTTATTTCCACGCTATATATGTTTGACAATGTAAACATAAAAGAGTAGAGCGGGAGGAAGTCGTTTACTCCTGTGTTTATTTTTTAGATTGCTTTCGGACCGATTTTTCGTTTACTCCTGTGTGTGGTTTAATtagttgtgtgtgtgtgtttatttctgtttcggaaaaaaaagggaggaagCCGTTTACCCAAGAGGATATTTTCGTGAGATGCAAGTGTCTCTGCTGATGGAGTCTAAACTCATATCGAGTCCCCTTCCCCTATTCTCCTAGATAagcctagattagattataGGAATCCTATCattgtgataaaaaaaaagtgccTCTGCAATATATATGTATGAAAACATGATACTTAGTGACAATTAATTGTCCAACATAATATAATAAATGTATGCTAA
This Coffea arabica cultivar ET-39 chromosome 3e, Coffea Arabica ET-39 HiFi, whole genome shotgun sequence DNA region includes the following protein-coding sequences:
- the LOC113734777 gene encoding uncharacterized protein isoform X1 translates to MGEKWGWRKWGFMVFFGIMLLHITAILLFTRGFLLTRTELSQYSQCSDVSESPCLSPQYQNPELNEEEDDSDDEHCCRHHHRNQNQTVNPDIQAQSCWTKPAVDRIVIIILDALRFDFVAPSSFFEERKPWMDKLPVLHKLASKPGLAAKIFKAIADPPTTSLQRLKGLTTGGLPTFIDVGNSFGAPAIIEDNLIYQLAQNGKRVVMMGDDTWVQLFPHHFHTSYPFPSFNVKDLHTVDNGCIEHLVPSLYKQDWDVLIAHFLGVDHAGHILGVDSSLMTEKLEQYNGVLENVVEVLESMSGPGGLHENTMLLVMGDHGQTINGDHGGGSAEEVETALFALSLKNSSSSLPCEFESSSCQLEKEKKRISISSIYQLDFAATVSALLGLPFPFGSIGRVDPELYGLAAGTGEPRILGLNDRSDSGFEEWMKSYVNVLCINSWQVKRYMDVYSASSTIGFSQKDLLHVSELYTRAQEMWSQNIKSSLLCNTKSCNTLSSAIMNQIDAYSDFLATVAGLARSKWTEFNIRIMSIGLCLMVASLFTHVYAIKRLDNLFGLYFTHPGNSGISFMAVFAYTIVLIRASSFLSNSYILEEGKVASFLLATTGILQLRYAIVKKKMVLEGLAFILLVPMLKLGIELGQAKQAVNSLFLKFQPSWTLGILRDSQVLMHVVEIVPLLGLILLACMLYKCILCGALKGILKYVVSGTIFNYVLIALIWASDSDLLSLPMVLEAFKGNLIPRIVYASSLLQLLSLAIFQILSRETGSGQEESTVYKALAMLSSWSSTVILLSGKQGPLVALSSLIAGWCIIKLTRFKQDSDSCCTEDSSFYSFPVVQWSLLATSLFFCTGHWCAFDGLRYAAAFIGFDEFNLIRQAVLLALDTFGFSHILPILGLPLLVALLHSRRKAKQGNNLFPIQLCQVYLMYGLIMAVSVTFTILCVTIQRRHLMQVWGLFAPKFVFDVVGLILSDFIICLASLYYLV
- the LOC113734777 gene encoding uncharacterized protein isoform X2 — protein: MGEKWGWRKWGFMVFFGIMLLHITAILLFTRGFLLTRTELSQYSQCSDVSESPCLSPQYQNPELNEEEDDSDDEHCCRHHHRNQNQTVNPDIQAQSCWTKPAVDRIVIIILDALRFDFVAPSSFFEERKPWMDKLPVLHKLASKPGLAAKIFKAIADPPTTSLQRLKGLTTGGLPTFIDVGNSFGAPAIIEDNLIYQLAQNGKRVVMMGDDTWVQLFPHHFHTSYPFPSFNVKDLHTVDNGCIEHLVPSLYKQDWDVLIAHFLGVDHAGHILGVDSSLMTEKLEQYNGVLENVVEVLESMSGPGGLHENTMLLVMGDHGQTINGDHGGGSAEEVETALFALSLKNSSSSLPCEFESSSCQLEKEKKRISISSIYQLDFAATVSALLGLPFPFGSIGRVDPELYGLAAGTGEPRILGLNDRSDSGFEEWMKSYVNVLCINSWQVKRYMDVYSASSTIGFSQKDLLHVSELYTRAQEMWSQNIKSSLLCNTKSCNTLSSAIMNQIDAYSDFLATVAGLARSKWTEFNIRIMSIGLCLMVASLFTHVYAIKRLDNLFGLYFTHPGNSGISFMAVFAYTIVLIRASSFLSNSYILEEGKVASFLLATTGILQLRYAIVKKKMVLEGLAFILLVPMLKLGIELGQAKQAVNSLFLKFQPSWTLGILRDSQVLMHVVEIVPLLGLILLACMLYKCILCGALKGILKYVVSGTIFNYVLIALIWASDSDLLSLPMVLEAFKGNLIPRIVYASSLLQLLSLAIFQILSRETGSGQEESTVYKALAMLSSWSSTVILLSGKQGPLVALSSLIAGWCIIKLTRFKQDSDSCCTEDSSFYSFPVVQWSLLATSLFFCTGHWCAFDGLRYAAAFIGFDEFNLIRQAVLLALDTFGFSHILPILGLPLLVALLHSRRKAKQGNNLFPIQLCQVYLMYGLIMAVSVTFTILCVTIQRRHLMVWGLFAPKFVFDVVGLILSDFIICLASLYYLV
- the LOC113734777 gene encoding uncharacterized protein isoform X3 — encoded protein: MRKKMTQTMNIVVVIIIGIRIRLLTLTFRPKVVGQNLLLIELSSLFLMPSGSILLLLVPFLKGLTTGGLPTFIDVGNSFGAPAIIEDNLIYQLAQNGKRVVMMGDDTWVQLFPHHFHTSYPFPSFNVKDLHTVDNGCIEHLVPSLYKQDWDVLIAHFLGVDHAGHILGVDSSLMTEKLEQYNGVLENVVEVLESMSGPGGLHENTMLLVMGDHGQTINGDHGGGSAEEVETALFALSLKNSSSSLPCEFESSSCQLEKEKKRISISSIYQLDFAATVSALLGLPFPFGSIGRVDPELYGLAAGTGEPRILGLNDRSDSGFEEWMKSYVNVLCINSWQVKRYMDVYSASSTIGFSQKDLLHVSELYTRAQEMWSQNIKSSLLCNTKSCNTLSSAIMNQIDAYSDFLATVAGLARSKWTEFNIRIMSIGLCLMVASLFTHVYAIKRLDNLFGLYFTHPGNSGISFMAVFAYTIVLIRASSFLSNSYILEEGKVASFLLATTGILQLRYAIVKKKMVLEGLAFILLVPMLKLGIELGQAKQAVNSLFLKFQPSWTLGILRDSQVLMHVVEIVPLLGLILLACMLYKCILCGALKGILKYVVSGTIFNYVLIALIWASDSDLLSLPMVLEAFKGNLIPRIVYASSLLQLLSLAIFQILSRETGSGQEESTVYKALAMLSSWSSTVILLSGKQGPLVALSSLIAGWCIIKLTRFKQDSDSCCTEDSSFYSFPVVQWSLLATSLFFCTGHWCAFDGLRYAAAFIGFDEFNLIRQAVLLALDTFGFSHILPILGLPLLVALLHSRRKAKQGNNLFPIQLCQVYLMYGLIMAVSVTFTILCVTIQRRHLMQVWGLFAPKFVFDVVGLILSDFIICLASLYYLV